A region from the Melioribacteraceae bacterium 4301-Me genome encodes:
- the ychF gene encoding redox-regulated ATPase YchF, which yields MQIGLVGLQSSGKTTLFNTLSQGSLKTQSSREEALIEVVKVPDERLDKLTSIFNPKKKVNATIEVFDFPGLKMSDDNKVKITNQFMNSVRNNDALFYIIRQFKDDAVPHPMTTIDPVRDIEFLETEFLFSDLSFLENRIEKLKKEVLKSKDEKIKRELPLIEKCFAHAEKELPLRTLALDENELKLLSGYQLLTLKPLAVAINFDENSINKVDDVLREIKNKLPKLNVPVIPFFAKIEFEMSALDDKDRLSFMAGYGIKESALNKILKTSYEILGLQSFFTVGEDECRAWTIKKNFTAQQAAGVIHTDFYNKFIRAEVVHYEDFIKYGSFNKCKEAGVWRLEGKEYIVKDGDILNIRHN from the coding sequence ATGCAAATAGGACTTGTTGGCTTGCAATCCTCAGGGAAAACAACTCTTTTTAACACACTTTCACAGGGAAGTCTAAAAACTCAAAGCAGCAGAGAAGAAGCCTTAATAGAAGTAGTTAAAGTACCCGACGAAAGATTGGACAAGTTAACCTCAATCTTTAATCCAAAGAAAAAAGTTAACGCTACTATTGAAGTGTTTGATTTTCCTGGACTTAAAATGTCCGATGACAATAAAGTTAAAATTACAAATCAATTCATGAATAGTGTACGTAATAACGACGCATTATTTTATATTATTCGGCAGTTTAAAGACGATGCAGTGCCGCATCCAATGACGACAATTGATCCAGTTAGGGATATAGAATTTTTAGAAACTGAATTTCTGTTTTCTGATCTTTCATTTCTTGAAAATCGAATTGAGAAATTGAAGAAAGAGGTGCTTAAATCTAAAGACGAAAAAATAAAAAGGGAACTACCTTTAATTGAAAAATGTTTTGCACATGCAGAAAAAGAGCTGCCCTTAAGAACCTTAGCCTTAGATGAAAACGAATTAAAACTTCTTTCAGGTTATCAATTGCTAACACTAAAACCTCTCGCAGTTGCAATCAATTTTGATGAAAATTCTATAAACAAGGTTGATGATGTTTTGAGAGAAATAAAAAACAAACTCCCCAAACTAAATGTGCCTGTAATCCCATTCTTTGCTAAGATTGAGTTTGAAATGTCTGCACTCGATGATAAAGACAGACTTTCATTTATGGCTGGCTATGGAATTAAAGAATCGGCGTTAAACAAAATTTTAAAAACCTCATACGAAATATTAGGGTTGCAATCTTTCTTTACTGTTGGTGAAGATGAATGTCGTGCTTGGACAATTAAGAAGAATTTTACTGCACAGCAGGCGGCAGGTGTAATTCATACAGATTTTTATAATAAATTTATTCGTGCTGAAGTTGTTCATTACGAAGATTTTATAAAATATGGGTCTTTTAATAAATGTAAAGAGGCTGGTGTTTGGAGACTTGAAGGCAAGGAGTATATTGTTAAAGATGGGGATATTCTAAATATTCGTCATAATTAA
- a CDS encoding DUF2851 family protein, whose translation MHPSIKLYEKQLYEIWENQSYTKSLHTVSGEEVHVLDVGVRNEDISGPDYRNARIRIGNLTFVGDIEIDRDYADWKVHGHNIDAKYTKVILHATLSNKNKHPYVYSRDGRKIPTVCMAEFLPEDVVEKILASTKENSNKNSQELKCQHINEIISKEEKEKFLSKLGMERFNKKCKRIYNRLKELTFIHELKIKEPVISYELTPKFYQRNFNHNDFTNKEIWQQLLYELIFEALGYSKNKSVMMQLAQHTKIDYLTKIEQDGLLTDKYEAILFKISGMIPKTDTLKDEESIQYVEKLNLLWNSFSHFYDGVYLLETQWHFFRLRPQNFPTIRIAAGAKILNEIINNNLVASLARKIEEIRNPKVLINSLRSMFILKSAGYWRNHYIFGRKTNAEIKYLVGASRADEIIINVIFPYFAIYFEIFGNAQATKKIFKLYDLYIQNSDNNLVLEMGQSLKLQDDTKRTIISQGMIELFRNYCSKNKCLECDIGKIVFN comes from the coding sequence ATGCACCCTTCAATTAAGCTTTACGAAAAACAACTCTATGAAATTTGGGAAAATCAAAGCTATACAAAATCACTTCATACAGTCTCCGGCGAAGAAGTTCATGTTCTCGATGTTGGCGTTAGAAATGAAGACATTAGCGGGCCTGATTATCGTAATGCTCGTATTCGAATCGGCAATTTAACTTTTGTTGGAGATATTGAAATCGATCGAGATTATGCGGATTGGAAGGTGCATGGGCATAATATTGACGCCAAATACACAAAAGTAATCTTACATGCAACCTTAAGTAACAAAAATAAACACCCTTATGTATATTCAAGGGATGGGAGGAAAATACCTACAGTTTGTATGGCTGAATTTCTTCCTGAGGATGTAGTAGAAAAAATATTAGCATCAACAAAAGAAAATAGTAATAAGAATTCCCAAGAATTAAAATGCCAGCATATTAATGAGATAATAAGTAAAGAAGAAAAGGAAAAATTTCTTTCTAAGCTTGGAATGGAAAGGTTTAATAAGAAGTGCAAAAGAATTTACAATCGATTGAAAGAATTGACATTTATACATGAACTGAAAATAAAGGAGCCTGTGATTTCTTATGAACTTACTCCTAAGTTCTATCAGAGGAATTTTAATCATAACGATTTTACAAATAAAGAAATTTGGCAGCAGTTGTTGTATGAGCTAATTTTTGAAGCGCTAGGTTATTCTAAAAATAAGTCAGTTATGATGCAGCTTGCTCAGCATACTAAAATTGACTATCTCACAAAAATTGAACAAGATGGACTTTTAACTGACAAGTATGAAGCAATTTTGTTTAAAATATCTGGAATGATTCCTAAAACTGATACACTAAAAGATGAGGAATCAATTCAGTATGTAGAAAAATTAAACTTGCTGTGGAATTCCTTTAGTCATTTTTATGATGGTGTTTATTTATTAGAGACTCAATGGCATTTTTTTAGACTGCGCCCTCAAAATTTTCCCACAATACGCATTGCCGCTGGTGCGAAGATATTAAATGAGATTATCAATAATAATTTAGTGGCATCACTTGCGAGGAAAATAGAGGAGATAAGAAATCCCAAAGTATTGATTAATTCCTTACGGTCAATGTTTATTCTTAAATCAGCAGGTTACTGGCGTAATCATTATATTTTTGGTCGGAAGACTAATGCTGAAATTAAATATCTGGTTGGTGCATCAAGAGCAGATGAGATTATTATAAATGTTATCTTTCCATATTTTGCAATTTATTTTGAAATTTTTGGTAATGCACAAGCCACCAAAAAAATATTTAAGTTGTATGATTTATATATACAAAATTCTGATAATAATTTAGTATTGGAGATGGGGCAATCTCTGAAATTGCAAGATGACACAAAAAGAACAATAATTTCTCAAGGCATGATAGAATTGTTTAGGAACTATTGCTCCAAAAACAAGTGTTTAGAATGCGACATTGGTAAAATAGTATTTAATTAG
- a CDS encoding ATP-dependent Clp protease adaptor ClpS has product MNDQSTNTMILPEIEEETTVTTAYKVILYNDDWHTFDEVIAQLIKAINCSYEQARAYTYEVHVKGKAVVYNGELADCLKVSSILEEIALHTQVVA; this is encoded by the coding sequence ATGAATGACCAATCGACAAACACAATGATTTTGCCCGAGATTGAAGAAGAAACTACTGTAACTACAGCTTACAAAGTAATCTTGTATAATGATGATTGGCACACCTTCGATGAGGTGATTGCTCAGCTAATTAAAGCAATAAATTGCAGCTACGAACAAGCAAGAGCATACACTTATGAAGTTCATGTAAAAGGTAAAGCGGTTGTTTATAATGGTGAATTAGCAGACTGCTTAAAGGTAAGTTCTATATTAGAAGAAATTGCTTTGCACACTCAAGTTGTAGCTTAA
- a CDS encoding electron transfer flavoprotein subunit alpha/FixB family protein, whose protein sequence is MANKILAFIEQRSGQIKKSSFEAAKLASSLAEKLNGIAEAITIGNEIQDLPKIGNYGIQKVTHYINKELENYSASAYRNITAKHFTENNFDILIFANTALGKDLAPRVAVKTEAGIAMDCVEFNYNNQEIVVTRPVYAGKSLIDIKITSDKKIFTLRPNVFAAGTPSNNNAEVIQINVDNPNLADRVIELKKAEGKLDVAEADIIVSGGRGLKAPENFKMVEDLAAVLGAATGASRAVVDAGWRPHSEQVGQTGKTVSPSLYIALGISGAIQHLAGMRSSKYIVAINKDKDAPIFQVADYGIVGDVFDVVPALIEELKKVKG, encoded by the coding sequence ATGGCAAATAAAATTTTAGCTTTTATAGAACAAAGAAGTGGACAAATAAAAAAATCGTCCTTTGAGGCAGCTAAATTAGCATCATCATTAGCCGAAAAATTAAATGGAATTGCAGAAGCAATTACAATTGGCAACGAAATTCAGGACCTGCCAAAAATTGGCAATTACGGCATACAAAAAGTCACTCACTACATTAACAAAGAACTTGAGAATTATTCTGCTTCCGCATATCGGAATATTACAGCGAAGCATTTTACAGAAAATAATTTTGATATCTTAATTTTTGCAAATACGGCGCTTGGTAAAGATTTAGCACCGCGCGTTGCAGTTAAAACTGAGGCTGGTATTGCAATGGATTGTGTGGAGTTTAACTATAATAATCAAGAAATTGTAGTAACTCGACCAGTCTATGCCGGCAAATCACTAATAGACATAAAGATTACAAGTGATAAAAAAATATTCACCTTAAGACCCAATGTTTTTGCTGCTGGCACGCCGAGCAATAATAATGCTGAGGTTATACAGATTAATGTAGATAATCCAAATTTAGCCGATAGAGTGATAGAACTTAAAAAAGCTGAGGGAAAGCTTGACGTAGCAGAAGCCGATATAATTGTTTCCGGCGGAAGAGGATTGAAAGCTCCAGAGAATTTTAAAATGGTAGAAGATCTTGCTGCAGTTCTTGGCGCCGCAACCGGAGCTTCGCGAGCAGTAGTAGATGCAGGCTGGAGACCACACAGCGAACAAGTTGGTCAAACAGGCAAGACAGTTTCACCATCCCTCTATATTGCACTTGGAATTTCAGGTGCAATTCAGCACCTTGCAGGTATGCGTTCTTCGAAATATATTGTTGCTATAAATAAAGACAAAGATGCTCCAATCTTCCAAGTTGCAGATTACGGTATCGTAGGTGATGTTTTTGATGTAGTACCAGCATTAATTGAAGAACTAAAAAAAGTGAAGGGGTAA
- a CDS encoding electron transfer flavoprotein beta subunit/FixA family protein, which produces MKIAVCVSHVPDTATKIVIGPDGKSIDPNGVTYVINPYDEFAIEEALKVKEKLGGETVVITLGGEASKETIRKSLAMGIDNAVLLKDENFRDSFSVASALAAEIKNQNAELVFMGKQSVDYDNSIVGQMTAEILGYNCVSVVVDLKIEGNKIIAEREIEGGKEVIETTLPAVITAQKGLNEPRYASLKGIMAAKKKNIEEKQPVAANNKLEILAMKKPAPKQPGKIIGTDASAVPELVRLLKEEAKVI; this is translated from the coding sequence ATGAAAATTGCTGTTTGTGTAAGTCATGTGCCCGATACCGCAACTAAAATTGTAATAGGTCCCGATGGCAAATCTATTGACCCAAATGGTGTAACCTATGTAATTAATCCTTACGATGAATTTGCAATTGAAGAAGCGTTGAAAGTAAAAGAAAAATTGGGTGGTGAAACGGTGGTTATTACTCTTGGAGGCGAAGCTTCCAAAGAAACCATAAGAAAATCTTTGGCGATGGGAATTGACAACGCAGTTTTATTGAAAGATGAAAATTTCAGAGATTCTTTTTCTGTTGCATCTGCTTTGGCAGCTGAAATTAAAAATCAAAATGCTGAACTTGTTTTTATGGGTAAACAGTCTGTTGATTACGATAATTCTATAGTAGGACAAATGACAGCGGAAATTCTTGGCTATAACTGTGTCTCAGTAGTAGTAGATTTAAAAATAGAGGGCAATAAAATTATTGCAGAGAGAGAAATTGAAGGCGGTAAAGAAGTGATAGAAACAACGCTTCCTGCTGTTATTACAGCACAAAAAGGATTAAACGAACCAAGGTATGCGTCATTAAAAGGAATAATGGCGGCAAAGAAAAAGAATATTGAAGAAAAGCAGCCGGTTGCAGCTAACAACAAATTAGAAATTTTAGCCATGAAAAAACCAGCTCCAAAACAGCCTGGTAAAATAATTGGTACTGATGCTAGCGCAGTACCAGAATTAGTTAGATTACTAAAAGAAGAAGCAAAAGTAATATAA
- a CDS encoding bifunctional nuclease domain-containing protein: protein MNKVQVEILGLSASASTGGAYALLLKEIYGTRRLPIIIGAFEAQSIALEMEGIKPPRPLTHDLLKNIIDHLGGTITEVIIDELRDNTFFAKIKLEVSSLTNEIDSRPSDAIALAIRAGAPLYVSEEVMKIASFVPSSEEEREEDESDLEKPSSGKESIKSHPETKLAQLQDQLRDAIEKEDYERAAKIRDEINKLSSSSN from the coding sequence TTGAATAAAGTACAAGTGGAAATATTAGGTCTTTCGGCTAGCGCCTCTACAGGGGGCGCTTATGCCTTACTTCTTAAAGAAATTTATGGTACAAGAAGATTACCAATAATCATTGGTGCATTCGAAGCTCAATCTATTGCCCTCGAAATGGAAGGTATTAAACCACCGCGACCATTAACTCATGATTTGTTAAAAAACATAATTGACCACTTAGGCGGTACAATTACAGAAGTAATTATCGATGAACTGCGCGATAATACTTTTTTTGCCAAAATTAAATTAGAGGTCTCCTCTTTAACTAATGAAATTGACTCCCGCCCAAGTGATGCAATAGCATTAGCCATAAGAGCTGGCGCACCTTTGTATGTATCCGAAGAAGTTATGAAAATTGCTTCATTCGTCCCTTCAAGTGAAGAAGAAAGGGAAGAAGATGAATCAGACCTTGAGAAACCTTCGAGCGGCAAGGAATCCATAAAGTCGCATCCTGAAACTAAATTAGCTCAACTTCAGGACCAGCTAAGAGATGCAATAGAAAAAGAGGACTATGAAAGAGCAGCTAAAATTAGAGATGAAATTAATAAACTTTCGAGCAGTTCTAATTAA